In Kitasatospora gansuensis, a genomic segment contains:
- a CDS encoding DUF6126 family protein — MTKLATTTTTTTTDAGSRTDRRVLKRVLIYMVATHVFLGFLALLFELGGRG, encoded by the coding sequence ATGACCAAGCTCGCCACCACCACCACCACCACGACCACCGACGCCGGCAGCCGCACCGACCGCCGGGTGCTCAAGCGGGTCCTGATCTACATGGTCGCCACCCACGTCTTCCTGGGCTTCCTGGCGCTGCTCTTCGAGCTCGGCGGCCGGGGCTGA
- a CDS encoding helix-turn-helix domain-containing protein gives MNEDQEVEGLGPRLREHRSASRLTLEAAAGRVGLSPAYLSRLETGLRQPSLPVLLGLARAYGTTVSDLLGEQPGEPEPVIRGGAIEPDRAGGWGYRRAGAPGRALQALHVQVPPSLQDAVVRVHPGEELLYVTRGRLRLTLGEQTHLLDPGDSAHFDSLTPHCIAADSPDGVELLFLHTLLQSPGSNLCLGNPH, from the coding sequence ATGAACGAGGACCAGGAGGTCGAGGGCCTCGGCCCCCGGCTGCGCGAACACCGCTCGGCCAGCCGTCTCACCCTGGAGGCGGCAGCCGGCCGGGTCGGACTCTCCCCAGCCTATCTCTCCCGGCTGGAGACCGGTCTCCGGCAGCCCTCGCTCCCGGTCCTGCTCGGCCTGGCCCGGGCGTACGGCACCACCGTCTCCGACCTGCTCGGCGAGCAGCCCGGCGAGCCGGAGCCGGTGATCCGGGGCGGCGCGATCGAGCCGGACCGGGCCGGCGGCTGGGGCTACCGCCGGGCGGGCGCGCCGGGGCGCGCGCTCCAAGCGCTGCACGTCCAGGTGCCGCCGAGCCTGCAGGACGCCGTCGTGCGTGTCCACCCAGGCGAGGAGTTGCTGTACGTCACCCGGGGCCGCCTGCGGCTGACCCTCGGGGAGCAGACCCACCTGCTCGACCCGGGCGACTCGGCCCACTTCGACTCGCTCACCCCGCACTGCATCGCCGCCGACTCCCCGGACGGAGTCGAGCTGCTCTTCCTGCACACCCTGCTCCAGAGCCCCGGCAGCAACCTCTGCCTGGGCAACCCGCACTGA